The window TACAACGCCATTCGCCGAAGGGCTTCCCAAGGTGTAGCTGCTGATCCGGCCATCAAGGTCGTAGGTGCGCACATGCTTGTTTTCGCTCGCTTCCGTGCTGTTTCCCCATTTCCAGCCGGTGGTTCCGCCAAACGGTGCGTAGGTGATATTGTTCAGCAAAACAATGCTGCTGTCGATGTTCGTGCCGGTACCGTCGGCTTTTACCGGGTTCAGCGTGATGCTGGTGACTTGGCCCGCATGGTTGTAGCCATAGTTAACGCGGTTACCGCTCGGGTAGGTTACGCTCGCCAGCCGACCGTCCACATCGTAACCATAGGCAAGCGTATGCGTATTGGTGTAGCTCCCCAGGCCGGTGGTGGTTTGGGCTTTGGTGGCGAGCCGCCCGAATGCGCCATAGGTATACTTCGTATAACCCGATTCATCCGTCATCAGCGTCATTTTACCGCGTGCATTCGGGAGGGGGGTGGCGCCGCCATCGTATGCAAACGTCGTGCCGACGGTGCCCGTATAGTCGATCCGGGTCAGGCGGTTGAGCGCATCATAAAAATATGTATTTGTTTTACCGCGGCCGTCCATACTCGTCTTCAGATTGCCGGCGGCATCGTAGGTCGATTTTGTGAGGCCCGTATCGGGGCTTCCCAACTCGTTGCGGTTACCCAGCCCGTCGACGGAGTAACGCGTCTCCAGGTTGCGCGGATCGGTCACCGTCGCCACCTGGTCGATGCCGTCGTATCCATACTTGATGGTCGGGCGGGAGCCGTTGGTCAGCGGCTGTTCCACCTGCTTCAATCGATTGAATGAATCATAAGTATGAGTCGTTACGCGTCCCAACGGGGCGGTAACCTCCTTCAGGTTGCCGACCAGGTCGTACTTGTAACTGGTGGGCGCTGCCGGTACCGACTGCGCAGATGCGAGCGTGCCCGTATAAGCACCCAGCAGCGGGGTATAAGTCATGACAACAATTAATGCGCCGGACGTCAAATGGCTTAAGGTACGGCGGGTCATTGTGCAGCTCCGGTTTGGCTCGTCAGACGGCCGGTAATGTCATAGGTACGGGTAATCTGGCGCGCCAGGTTGCCGTTAGGGTCGCGCACTTCTTCCTTGATCCGGTTGCCGGTGAGATCGAGCGTATAAATGATGCTCTCGTCACGGTCGCTGACCACAGAAGTGAGTCGGTGGGCTGCATCGTACAGATACTTCGTCACGCTCCTGTCCGGGAACGTGACTGTCTCGATCTGACCTGACGGCTTGTAAGTGTAATAGGTGGTCAGTGTGCTCTCACCACTCGTTACGGCTTGCGACTTAACCCATCCGCGTTCGGTGTAGTCCAGCTTTGTGGTGGGGCCGTTTTGCACGCGAATCGTATGAACACGGCCGTGAGCGTCATATTCCTCGTAAGCCGTCTCCTGCTTGGCAGCGTTGATTACCTTGACCAAGTCGCCGGTGGACTCCTTATACTCGTACTTGGTGAGGTCCTCGATGTCGGTACGCGGGCCGGTCACGGTGAGCAATTGCCCCACATTGTTGTACGTATATGTCCATTTGCGGGCACTGCCCGTCAAAGGCGCGTTCACTCCCAGCGCACCGGTCGGGTCGGTCGTGGCCTGCTCGGTTCTGGAGAGTAGATTGCCGGACACGGCCTCGTACTGGTATTTCGTAATACGCTTGGGTTCGGCGATCGTTTCCGGCAGGCGAAATTGGGCGTGCCATTTTGTCGTGGTTTTACGTACTGGCGAAGCAAGTGTTTGCGCGGTCAGCAGCGGAGCGCAGGCGGCTGTCGGAGCGCCTTCAACCCGGGTCGTTTCAAGATTGCGCGCGGCCTCATATTCGAAGCAGCTGTAATTGCTGTTGAAATCTTTTTTCATTGCGATATTGCCTGCAGTGTCGTACTTGCGTTCAGCAATCGTGCCGCACTCCACACACGGCACGTCAACGGTGGTGTTTTTGGCAACGCCAAGCACAGATTGTTTGCCGAAGTTACTTACCGACGTCACCGGGTTTTCCTTGGGGCCCAGGTAGTGGGTCACTTTTGCTGAAGGGACGGGGCTGTCTGAATAGGCGACAGTAACCTTGTTGATGCCATCGCCGAGTTGCGATGACGTTGCCCTGCCGGAGCAGTCATACGTCCAACTGATATGGCGCTCTTCATTTTCATCCACCAAGCCAGTCATCAGGTTACTAAAAGCAGTCGGGCCAAAGCCATTGCCTATTGTTTGGAACGCATTTATACATATGGCGCCACCGTTGATTTTGCTTGCTTCGTTGTACCAATAGGTCTGGCTTTTTCCGTCGGGATAAGTCACCTTGGTCAGATTGTTTGCTTTGCAGGCGTACGTGGTTTCATTGCCGGGAATGCAGCCACCCGACGTACCGTCGTATTCATAAAGAGTGGACTTACCCGCTGGATCGAGCATTTCGGTAATACGGCCTTTTACGTCGTACCTGAACTGGATCTGACGTCCCCAACTATTCGTCACGCAGAGCAAACGGCCGGCCTGAAGGACGTTGTTCGGATGTATGTCTGCGCAAACAGGCGCAGTTGCTGGAAGACGGCTGACGCTCGTATTGTTACTCACACCATCGCTATACGTGAATAATTGCTTGAGGCCGCCGCGTTCCGTCACGGACAACAGTAAGCCGCTAATGTCAAAGCGTTCCTTCCGGTCCTGCTGTGCGCTGAAAATTATCCACTCTTTTACGGCAAGGTTGTCTGCCGTCATGACCGCAGAGAGCTTATCGCTCACATCGGCGGTACTTGTGTAATTGCCAGTGGTGGCGGAACGGGTGAACAGAATTTGTTTTCCATCTGGATGGGTGACAGATACCCTGCCTGGAATTGGTTCCCGGCTGGGAAATCCGGACGAGCACTCCAGTGAGCCATCGCTGTTAAAGAGCCAGCAATCGCCGGGTGCCCCAGCGACGTAATTCTGCTCCGCCCTGAGCGATTTGTTATATGAATGCGTCCAACGCACGCCAAATCCACGAATCGTCATGGGATCCGGATAGACAGGAGTGCTATTGTAAATACGATTTAGTATCAAGTTACCTGCAGCCTTCGACGGTTGGTAGTCCGAGATGGCATGCCACATGTTGCCCGTTGTCGGCTGAATCGGTTCGCCGACGGTCGGCGCGTCGTCGCATGGACACGCACCAACGTTCTTGCCGTCCGAGTCTGCTTTTTTCACTGGGGTCACCGAGACGCAGTCGTCGTCTTTATCGGAGTAGCGCAGGTTTTCCGCTGAGCTGCATACGAGTTGCTCGCGGTCAAGTGAAGCGGAGTATACGTTCGTCGAGGTGCAGGCCCCGTTATTCATATAATATTCGGTCGCCACAAAGCGCCTGCGTTCCACAGTGGTGCGAAGCGCGCGGCTCTCTATAGCGGCGTATTTTGAGGACGGGTCAGGCACCAAAGTGAATTTACAAACATATTTGTCTGGCCCGGCTGCCATTATCGTAATTATGTTATTTATAGCCCCAGCCTCATCCAGAAACCGTTTTGCTGATGACATGACATATTTGTATGGCCCAAAAGAATCAGGCTTATACTCAACGGCCCGCGCATTGAGTGTGACGCATAAAAGAATTGCAGTCATCAACGATGAAAAAATGCGCTGGGGTGATAGCCGCGATAAAAATGAAACGTCTGCGAACGGGAAAGCCATCTCATGCCCTTGATTTTTTTTAAAGTCATGAATTATCTCATAGCACCACAACACATTTTTATATCAATAATATTTATTTCATAAAGTTGTTATTTTACAACCGGTGTTAGCTCAAGTGCCGCCGCTGACGGCCGTGTAAGTTCCTAAGGAAGCACTGATTTATTCATCCAACACCATGCCGGGCTCGGGCGATACCTGAGACAATAACAGCGCCTCCACGACCGCTCAATCGATCATGCAGAAGAGTTTTTCCGATCTCGAATACGCCGCCAAGAAGAAGTTGACACGTCGTGACGTGTTCCTGGCAAAGATAGACAGTGTGACGCCATGGTCGCAGTTGCATGCGCTGATCGAACCGTTCTATCCCAAGGTTGTAGGTGCTGGCCGCCCGCCGATCGGCTTGGCGCGCATGTTGCGGATGTACGTGGTCCAGCAGTGCTTCGGTTTGTCCGATGAGGGGATCGAGGACGCGGTCTATGACAGCCAGGCGATTCGTGGCTTCGTCGGTATCGACCTCAGTCGCGAGCAGGCGCCGGACGCCACGACGCTGTTGAAATTTCGCCGCTTGCTGGAGAAGAACGAGCTCACACGCAAGATCTTCGAAACGATCAACGGGCATTTGGCGGCCCAGGGTTTGATGATGCGCGAAGGCACGATTGTGGACGCCACGCTGATAGCGGCGCCGCCATCGACCAAGAACAAGGACAAAAAACGTGATCCCGAAATGCACCAGACGAAGAAGGGGAACGACTGGCACTTCGGGCTCAAAGCGCATATTGGTGTTGACGCGAAGTCGGGACTGGTACACACGGTGGTGGCCACTGCCGCCAATGTGGCTGATGTGACGCAGGCACATGCATTGCTGCACGGCGATGAAGTGGCGGTACTGGGCGATGCGGGATACCAGGGCGTTGAAAAACGCGAAGAGAATCTTGAAACGAAAGTGACTTGGCACGTCGCAATGAAGAGAACCAAACGCAAGGCGCTGCCTGCCAACAAACTCGGCCGCATGACGGAAAAGCTGGAGCACTTGAAGGCAAGCGTGCGGGCCAAAGTTGAGCATCCGTTCCATGTCGTCAAGAACCTCTTTCGTCATCGGAAAGCGCGCTACCGCGGCTTGAAGAAAAACACTGCCCAACTGTTCACCCTGTTCGGCTTCGCGAACTTGATACTCGCGGGCCGGCAATTTACGGTCTCGGAAACCCGAACTCCGTCCTGACAATGAAAGGGCGAGAAAAACGCCCTTGAAACGGAAGAATTGGCCGCCTCAACTGTGTAGATATCGCCGATGCGGCTCGTCAGAAACGCGGCATCAAAAACTTTGCACCGCCAGCCAGAATCGTCAATAGATCAGCGCTTCCCTAAGCTTCGATGTGCTCAAAAATTGTCACTTGTACCTGCGCATACATGGGGCGAGTCTGTTGACACCCTTTGTTTTGAAGTTCCGTCAATTACGGAAAAGACTCAGCCACGCAGCATACGAACTGTACCAATATGTCGGCGCTGTTCACCAGCATGGGCGCCCCGTCCGGACCGTCGATCCGGTGCCTTCCTAAGATCAGCGGCCGGCTTCGCCGCTCATATACACCCCGCAATCACGGCTTCGAGCTGGGCCTCGTACTTGAGGTGCACGGGCAGGTCGCGCGCCAGGGCGAGCACCTTCTCGCCGTCGCTGGCATCGGGCAAGAGCTTCTGGATGGCGAAGGTTGGCCGGGCAGGCGCTGCGGACACGCATTTGACCATCACCGGAACTTTAACCACAGTGGCGGCCGGCTGGGGCGTCTGACAGCCGGTCACCACCAACCCAACGCCAAGCAAAACAAGCGCGCACGCGGATCGTAACCCACTGATTTCTTTGGTAATTCGCATCGCAAAAAGCGCGAACGCGGGTAACTTCGTGTTCGGGCGCCCGCCGCCAGCGCGCCCAGGGCGCTCATTGGGCCGCCACGCACTGCGCATGCGAGCGCTGGCGATCTGTCCACAAGCCGGCGCAGCGCCGGTTGCCAGGCGTCGAGCAGTCATAGCCGGCGGCGAACCGGTACAGCAGGATCGCATCGCAGGCGGCACGATAGTCGCCGACGTTCAGCCGCTTCACGATGGTGCTGCTGCAGAACGCGGTCGACCCGATGTTGTAGGTCAAGTCGACGTACACATCGTATTCAGCTTGGGTCATCGGGGCGCGCACGCAGCTTTTAACGGCCCCCTCGTAGGTCCGGACATCGAGCAGCGCGCGCTGCGCCGCCTTGACCGGCGTGGTGCGGTCGCCAGCCTTCACGCCGCCTGTGGTGCCGAATCCAATGGTGGGAAAGTCTCCCTTCGTCGGGATGATCACGCCGTCGCTGTAGCCCTCACGTGTGAGGATGCCCACGAACGCTGCGGCGCTCACCACCAGCCCGGCGATGCCCATGCGGACCTTATTTGTCGTTGCCATGTAATTCCTTCTGCGCCATCAGGCGCGACACATTTGCGAAAATGGAGACAGCCGCGGCGCCCCCAGCGAATACCCCGTTCGGCATGCCCTCCGGCTTCCAGATGGCCACGGCCACC of the Massilia violaceinigra genome contains:
- a CDS encoding DUF6531 domain-containing protein, which translates into the protein MAFPFADVSFLSRLSPQRIFSSLMTAILLCVTLNARAVEYKPDSFGPYKYVMSSAKRFLDEAGAINNIITIMAAGPDKYVCKFTLVPDPSSKYAAIESRALRTTVERRRFVATEYYMNNGACTSTNVYSASLDREQLVCSSAENLRYSDKDDDCVSVTPVKKADSDGKNVGACPCDDAPTVGEPIQPTTGNMWHAISDYQPSKAAGNLILNRIYNSTPVYPDPMTIRGFGVRWTHSYNKSLRAEQNYVAGAPGDCWLFNSDGSLECSSGFPSREPIPGRVSVTHPDGKQILFTRSATTGNYTSTADVSDKLSAVMTADNLAVKEWIIFSAQQDRKERFDISGLLLSVTERGGLKQLFTYSDGVSNNTSVSRLPATAPVCADIHPNNVLQAGRLLCVTNSWGRQIQFRYDVKGRITEMLDPAGKSTLYEYDGTSGGCIPGNETTYACKANNLTKVTYPDGKSQTYWYNEASKINGGAICINAFQTIGNGFGPTAFSNLMTGLVDENEERHISWTYDCSGRATSSQLGDGINKVTVAYSDSPVPSAKVTHYLGPKENPVTSVSNFGKQSVLGVAKNTTVDVPCVECGTIAERKYDTAGNIAMKKDFNSNYSCFEYEAARNLETTRVEGAPTAACAPLLTAQTLASPVRKTTTKWHAQFRLPETIAEPKRITKYQYEAVSGNLLSRTEQATTDPTGALGVNAPLTGSARKWTYTYNNVGQLLTVTGPRTDIEDLTKYEYKESTGDLVKVINAAKQETAYEEYDAHGRVHTIRVQNGPTTKLDYTERGWVKSQAVTSGESTLTTYYTYKPSGQIETVTFPDRSVTKYLYDAAHRLTSVVSDRDESIIYTLDLTGNRIKEEVRDPNGNLARQITRTYDITGRLTSQTGAAQ
- a CDS encoding IS5 family transposase is translated as MQKSFSDLEYAAKKKLTRRDVFLAKIDSVTPWSQLHALIEPFYPKVVGAGRPPIGLARMLRMYVVQQCFGLSDEGIEDAVYDSQAIRGFVGIDLSREQAPDATTLLKFRRLLEKNELTRKIFETINGHLAAQGLMMREGTIVDATLIAAPPSTKNKDKKRDPEMHQTKKGNDWHFGLKAHIGVDAKSGLVHTVVATAANVADVTQAHALLHGDEVAVLGDAGYQGVEKREENLETKVTWHVAMKRTKRKALPANKLGRMTEKLEHLKASVRAKVEHPFHVVKNLFRHRKARYRGLKKNTAQLFTLFGFANLILAGRQFTVSETRTPS
- a CDS encoding lysozyme yields the protein MATTNKVRMGIAGLVVSAAAFVGILTREGYSDGVIIPTKGDFPTIGFGTTGGVKAGDRTTPVKAAQRALLDVRTYEGAVKSCVRAPMTQAEYDVYVDLTYNIGSTAFCSSTIVKRLNVGDYRAACDAILLYRFAAGYDCSTPGNRRCAGLWTDRQRSHAQCVAAQ
- a CDS encoding DUF7940 domain-containing protein; the protein is MRLIDDWRLVLRKAWSVKFNVAATLFGAAEVAVAIWKPEGMPNGVFAGGAAAVSIFANVSRLMAQKELHGNDK